ATGATGTGATGGCCGAGCTGGGCATGACAGAAGGCTTCGATGTGGGCCTAGAGATGTCGGGCAACCCATCGGCGTTTAACTCAATGTTAAAAACCATGAACCACGGCGGCCGCATTGCTCTGTTGGGTATTCCACCCTCAGATATGGGTATCGACTGGAACCAAGTGATCTTCAAAGGCTTAGTGATCAAAGGGATCTACGGCCGTGAGATGTTCGAAACTTGGTATAAGATGGCGAGCCTGATCCAATCTGGCCTCGATTTAACGCCAATTATCACCCATCACTTCAAAGTGGACGACTTCCAAAAAGGCTTCGACGCTATGCGTAGCGGGGCTTCCGGCAAAGTCATCCTCGATTGGGAATAAAAAACAAAGCGCTCCGAAAGGAGCGCTTTTTGCATTGGCGACTACTGTAAGCATAAACAGTGAAATGGAAAATAAAGCCCCATTTAGCCCCACGAATGGTCCCATTTTGGTCCCATGACGCTTTTCACTAGCCCCAAACTCAGCCTGTTTTGGTCCCATGATATATCTTGAGAACGAGTACTAGAAATACGGCAAATCTCAACAGTTCAGTGAAATCTCTTTAGGACAACGATTAGCCAAATTTGGTAATGGGTTTACGAATAAAGTGGCAACTAAAAAATGGATAGTTAGGGAGATCTACATTTAGTTTACTAGTGCTAACTATTAATAGCCATTTCTGATATAACATTGCTCAATTAGATTAATAGAATTCTTATACTCATTTTAGATACGTCGGGAGTCTTTGGTATGGAAAGAGACATTCAGTTAGAAGTGGACCCCGCTGGTTGGACACATAAGCTCATTTGTTAAGTGGTTGACCCAGCTCATGCTGCGTATCTTTGCCTACCGAAGTAGGCCTCATCAGGAGTGAGGTTATTCAGTCCTTGATGGTTACGCTCTTCATTATAAAACACCATGTAGTTGCCGATTTCAAGCTCGGCTTCACGGGGCGTGGTATAAGCCTTTAAGTAAACCTCCTCATATTTCAGGCTTCGCCATAATCGCTCAATGAAAACATTGTCAACCCAGCGGCCTTTCCCGTCCATGCTTATACGTATGTCATGTTCAATTAACTTCTGTGTGAACTCTGTGCTGGTAAACTGGCTGCCTTGATCTGAGTTAAAGATATCAGGTGGCCCATAATGCTTCAGCGCTTCCTCAAGCGCTTCGATACAAAAACTCGTGTCCATGGTGTTGGATAGTCGCCAAGCCAGCACTTTGCGGCTATACCAGTCGATAATCGCAACGAGGTACAGGAACCCCTTCGCCATCGGGATGTACGTGATATCAATCGCCCAAGCTTGGTTTGGGTAAGTGACTTCGATATCACGCAACAGGTAGGGATACACCTTGTGTGCTTTGTTAGCCAGCGTCGTTTTGGGCTTGGGATAAATCGCCCCAATCCCCATATCGCGCATGAGTCGAACAACACGCTTACGATTAACGCTATGGCCCTTTTTAGCCAGCTCAGTTCGAATGCGCCGACTGCCCATAAACGGATACTGCAGATGAATTTCGTCAATCATACGTCGTAACGTGATCTCCTCAGCAGAGAGTCCGATGGGCTGATAGTAAGCGGTAGAGCGAGCAATATTGAGCAGCTCACATTGGCGCTTTATCGGCAATGGGGTGGATTTAACCAGCGAACTCTTTCGCTGGGCTCGGTCTAACGACCGAGCACTTTGGCCAAAAAATCATTTTCCATGGTCAATTGACCGATCTTGGCGTGAAGTTTGTCCACATCTTCGGAACTCTCTTTTCCTGAGTGATTTTCGGTGGCAAAAATCATGGCTGCGTTTTCAAGCAGCTCCTTTTTCCATGTTGAGATCTGGTTAGCGTGCAGGTTATATTTCTGAGCTAGCTCAGCGACGGTTTTATCGCCTTTAGCGGCATCGAGAGCCACCTTAGCTTTAAACTCAGGAGAGTGGTTTCTACGTTTTCTAGTCATAATCTGTCCCTGTATTGTTGGGTACTATCAAAACAGATCGACCACTTAAAGTCATGTCCGAAAATTGGGGGCCACTTCTCATCCAGTATCGGCTTAGCATGCTCTTGGCGCTCTGCTTTCCGTTTTTCGGCACTGGCACCTTTTAAGCGGGATTCTATCCCATAGAGTTTCTGGATTTTGGCCAGCGCTTTATCCGCTTTGCCTGACTTACCTTTGCCTTGAAGCTTTTTCGCGTCCATGAACTTGCGCCGAGCATGCGCAAAGCAACCGACATTGGTGACTCGATGAAGCCCATCATAAACACCATAGCCATCGGTTTGCAGATACCCATCATAGTCGCCCAAGAAGGCAACAGGGCACGACCTCGCGCGACTGTTTTGATAGTCATACAAGACGATATTTTTTACATTGGGCAGTGCGGCATCTGGCGAGTCCGCGCCCGAGCAGTAGAGCCACATGTAACACTGTTTATCTTCTTTGAGGACATTGAGCGGCGTTTCATCCGCCTGAATCACCATTTGCTCAAGTAGGTGCGCTTTCAAGGCCGCATAAAGTGGAGCGAACTTCTCACTGACTTGGATAATCCACCTTGCCATGGTGGTGCGCGAGAGTTCGATACCCGACTGGGTAAACAACGACTCTTGTCGATAAAGTGGCATCGCGTATTGGTATTTGCCGAGGATGATATTGGCCAACAAGCTTTCTGTAGCGAAGCTTTTAGGGATAATACTTTGCGGCGCTGGCTTTTGAACGATGCGGCTGTTGTCCTGAGTTTGCTCGCATTGGCGGCAAGCATATTTAGGACGAACATATTCCAACACTTTGAGTACCGCTGGCGTGAACTCAAGTTTCTCGCTACGGTCTTCACCGATTTTATGCAGGTGATGTTGGCAGCAAGTGCACTGCTTTTCATCGTCGTCTAAATCAAGTTCGATAACCTCACGAGGCAAGCTCTTTGGCAGGGGCTGACGTTTACCGCGTTTCTTCATTGTGGTGGTCGTTGTGACAACATCAACCTCTTCTTCCTTAGCAGCTTCACACTCCGCTTCGTTGAAGAGGTCACCTTGGGATTCATTGTAAGGCTTTAACGCCTCTGAGCGTTTAGCGAACTGACGGTCGAAGGCAAGCTTGAGCTGTTCAAGTAGGGATTGACGCTCTTGTTGCCACTCATTTTTCTCCGACATCAGCACTTTCACCATCGCTTGTAGCTCGGCAACATCTTGGCTTTCTGGGTTGATATTTAGCGTCTTTTTCATGGCGTTGATTATACTAAAATCATGACGTTAACGCTTGGTGGATAAGAGTTTATTATCGCTTAAGTCATTGTAAAATCGTTTATTTCAATGGGTTTATGGCCGATAATCGTGAAGCCAGAAAGCAGTCTATCAAGCTCGAATTGAGTTAGGGTAAACACCTCATTTTGCTCTTTGGAAGGCCACTTGTACTTGGCTTTTTCGAGGCGCTTGTACCAAAGAGCGAAGCCTGTTTTATCCCAGTACAACACTTTGACTTTATCGCGCTGTTTGTTGGTGAATAGGAACAGCGCACCACTGCCCAAGGGTAAGTCGGTGTCACTTTCGATAATCGCCGCGAGGCCGTTGATGGACTTTCTAAAATCGACGCTTTCGCGATAGAGATAGATTTCGGGAGCACTGAGCATACGTTTCATGACAGCGCACCGATAAGCTCTGCGAGATAGGTCGCTGGCGTGCCTTGTGGGATGCTCAGTTCAACATCATTGACGAGCAGGGTCATATTGGCAACGGCAACGTGAGTGGCTTGATACTTTGTGGTCTTTTCAACGACTTCTGTTTTAACAAAGCCAACCGTGTTCGGTTTTTCGCAGTGCTTTAACTGT
This Vibrio navarrensis DNA region includes the following protein-coding sequences:
- a CDS encoding IS3-like element ISVpa4 family transposase (programmed frameshift); this encodes MTRKRRNHSPEFKAKVALDAAKGDKTVAELAQKYNLHANQISTWKKELLENAAMIFATENHSGKESSEDVDKLHAKIGQLTMENGFFGQSARSLDRAQRKSSLVKSTPLPIKRQCELLNIARSTAYYQPIGLSAEEITLRRMIDEIHLQYPFMGSRRIRTELAKKGHSVNRKRVVRLMRDMGIGAIYPKPKTTLANKAHKVYPYLLRDIEVTYPNQAWAIDITYIPMAKGFLYLVAIIDWYSRKVLAWRLSNTMDTSFCIEALEEALKHYGPPDIFNSDQGSQFTSTEFTQKLIEHDIRISMDGKGRWVDNVFIERLWRSLKYEEVYLKAYTTPREAELEIGNYMVFYNEERNHQGLNNLTPDEAYFGRQRYAA
- the tnpB gene encoding IS66 family insertion sequence element accessory protein TnpB (TnpB, as the term is used for proteins encoded by IS66 family insertion elements, is considered an accessory protein, since TnpC, encoded by a neighboring gene, is a DDE family transposase.), translated to MKRMLSAPEIYLYRESVDFRKSINGLAAIIESDTDLPLGSGALFLFTNKQRDKVKVLYWDKTGFALWYKRLEKAKYKWPSKEQNEVFTLTQFELDRLLSGFTIIGHKPIEINDFTMT
- the tnpA gene encoding IS66 family insertion sequence element accessory protein TnpA, whose amino-acid sequence is MAKRRTNQEWRTLFEHYESSQLSQRLFCERNGLSLSTFYAKRQQLKHCEKPNTVGFVKTEVVEKTTKYQATHVAVANMTLLVNDVELSIPQGTPATYLAELIGALS